The following are encoded in a window of Amphibacillus xylanus NBRC 15112 genomic DNA:
- a CDS encoding metal-dependent hydrolase, protein MDTGTHIAMGIALGGIATIDPVIQQNPIFFTAVMAGTIIGSHAPDFDTILKLRNNAVYLRHHRGITHSIPLMIFWGLFISGIIYLIVPDIPYINIWFWTALAVFLHVLVDIFNAYGTQAFRPFSRKWVGLGFINTFDPVIFSAHIIGFAFWLLGASPVKTFLIIYFLLVLYYLKRFWQKKVLERKIRRSFYNVEGIFTSPTISQKIWRVAITTKDKFYVARANDGNIQIVDQFERTPVPDTEIMRVAKTDQNVDAFLSFSKVYRWEQTEYDAYTEVRFIDLRYRSKDHYPFVAVVKITKDLQILKSYTGWIFSEAKLQDKLLIEDL, encoded by the coding sequence ATCGATACTGGTACTCATATTGCAATGGGGATTGCTTTAGGTGGAATCGCTACTATTGATCCGGTTATTCAACAGAATCCAATCTTTTTTACTGCTGTTATGGCTGGAACGATTATTGGCTCACACGCTCCTGATTTTGATACAATCTTAAAATTAAGAAATAACGCAGTCTATTTGCGCCATCATCGTGGGATTACGCATTCAATCCCGTTAATGATTTTTTGGGGATTGTTCATTTCGGGGATCATTTATTTAATCGTACCTGATATACCCTATATTAATATTTGGTTCTGGACAGCACTCGCTGTATTTCTCCATGTACTCGTTGATATCTTTAACGCTTATGGAACCCAAGCTTTTCGACCTTTTTCAAGAAAGTGGGTAGGGCTTGGTTTTATCAATACATTTGATCCGGTTATCTTTTCTGCTCATATTATTGGATTTGCGTTTTGGCTTTTAGGAGCAAGTCCTGTTAAAACGTTTCTCATCATTTATTTCTTGCTCGTTTTATATTACCTAAAACGATTTTGGCAGAAAAAAGTATTAGAGCGGAAAATTCGTCGATCTTTTTATAATGTTGAGGGGATCTTCACATCTCCAACCATTAGTCAAAAAATTTGGCGTGTTGCAATTACGACTAAAGATAAATTTTACGTTGCTAGAGCAAATGATGGTAATATTCAGATTGTCGATCAATTTGAACGAACGCCAGTACCTGATACAGAAATAATGAGAGTCGCTAAAACAGATCAAAATGTTGATGCGTTTCTATCATTTTCAAAAGTGTATCGCTGGGAACAAACTGAATATGATGCTTACACTGAAGTTCGTTTCATTGATTTACGTTACCGTTCAAAGGATCATTATCCATTTGTTGCAGTAGTGAAAATCACAAAAGATCTGCAAATATTAAAATCATACACAGGTTGGATCTTTTCAGAGGCGAAGCTCCAAGACAAATTACTTATTGAAGATCTATAA
- a CDS encoding cob(I)yrinic acid a,c-diamide adenosyltransferase, with amino-acid sequence MRIYTRSGDKGETSLVYGERVPKNHLRVEAYGTCDEANAVIGIATSSIDQGLSWSIQERKSFVECMHRIQTLLFHVGAELSTPKGKEVAWPITQDHIDRLEETIDKWEQEVPPLTQFILPNGHPTGASLHHARTIVRRAERIVVGIKDEVNPLVLVFLNRLSDLLFVAARYVNKFSVYDEIEFVKE; translated from the coding sequence ATGCGAATATATACAAGATCTGGAGACAAGGGTGAGACATCTTTAGTCTATGGAGAACGAGTGCCGAAAAATCACTTGCGTGTAGAAGCATACGGAACATGTGATGAGGCAAATGCAGTAATTGGAATCGCAACAAGCTCGATTGATCAAGGTTTAAGTTGGTCAATACAAGAAAGAAAATCTTTTGTGGAATGTATGCATAGAATTCAAACACTTCTATTTCATGTTGGAGCAGAGTTGTCAACTCCAAAAGGAAAAGAAGTAGCTTGGCCGATTACTCAAGATCATATAGATCGTTTAGAGGAAACTATAGATAAATGGGAACAAGAGGTTCCACCATTAACGCAATTTATTTTACCAAATGGTCATCCAACAGGTGCAAGTTTACATCATGCTCGAACAATTGTTAGACGTGCTGAACGAATTGTGGTTGGCATCAAGGATGAAGTTAATCCACTTGTCTTAGTATTTTTAAATCGTCTCTCTGATCTATTATTTGTTGCGGCAAGGTATGTCAATAAATTTAGTGTTTATGATGAAATTGAATTTGTTAAAGAATAA
- a CDS encoding FUSC family protein: MKLGARMFKTGLAVAIALYFAGLLSFPSPAFAGFAAVFAMQPSIYQSFKITFKQLYGNLIGVVTGVSLAYTIGNDAVVVGLAVVTVIIICRLLKFEKSAVSIALMAVISVMETTSMEILAFGIVRFSSLMFGILAAFVVNLVFIPPKYESTLFEHIKQLTLEIIQWLRVTIRHLSDDPSLKKEMQNLHNELKRMDELYLLFSEERIYLPKNKFMRARKLVIFRQLIKVSHVSFSLLRTIHTVDNRTNMIPIDIRTKLVEEIDYVVHRHEHMLLSFTGKIKPNNQSHDSHSNITEFVDGLLKLYQENSSDYLVFLPLATKLVRYDHELNHLQALLSSYEKFHANEKVKIVPKRDLEQ; the protein is encoded by the coding sequence ATGAAATTAGGAGCTCGAATGTTTAAAACAGGACTAGCTGTTGCCATTGCATTATACTTTGCTGGATTACTTAGTTTTCCATCTCCTGCATTTGCTGGTTTCGCAGCAGTCTTTGCTATGCAGCCTTCTATTTATCAGTCTTTTAAAATTACATTTAAACAGTTATACGGTAACTTAATTGGTGTTGTCACGGGGGTTAGTTTAGCATACACGATTGGTAATGATGCAGTTGTCGTTGGACTGGCCGTAGTCACTGTCATCATCATATGCCGTTTATTAAAATTTGAAAAAAGTGCTGTCTCAATTGCATTAATGGCCGTTATTTCTGTAATGGAAACAACATCAATGGAAATTCTAGCCTTTGGTATTGTGCGATTTTCATCGTTAATGTTTGGAATATTAGCGGCTTTTGTCGTGAACCTTGTGTTTATTCCTCCCAAATATGAATCGACATTATTTGAACATATCAAGCAATTAACTCTAGAAATTATCCAGTGGTTAAGAGTAACCATCAGGCATTTATCCGATGATCCTTCATTAAAAAAAGAAATGCAAAATCTTCATAATGAATTAAAACGAATGGATGAATTGTATTTACTTTTCTCTGAAGAAAGAATCTATTTGCCTAAAAATAAATTTATGCGTGCTCGAAAGCTTGTCATCTTTAGACAACTGATTAAAGTGAGTCATGTAAGTTTCAGTTTACTTCGAACGATTCATACTGTTGATAATCGAACAAATATGATCCCAATTGATATTCGAACGAAACTAGTTGAAGAAATAGATTATGTCGTTCACCGTCATGAACATATGCTACTTAGTTTTACCGGAAAAATTAAACCAAATAATCAAAGTCATGATAGTCATTCCAATATTACTGAGTTTGTTGATGGTCTTTTAAAATTATACCAAGAAAACTCTAGCGACTATCTGGTCTTCTTACCTCTAGCAACAAAATTAGTAAGGTACGACCATGAACTTAATCATTTGCAAGCATTATTAAGTAGCTATGAGAAATTTCATGCTAATGAAAAAGTGAAGATAGTGCCAAAACGAGATTTAGAACAATAA
- the recX gene encoding recombination regulator RecX: MTEITRITIQKNNQHRYNIFIKKEGKEQYGFSVEEETLISEGLKKGEKLDQAKINELMRTDDLNKAYNSAIHYLSYRMRSTKEIKDYLLKKELDEEQLEVIIERLNRHNLLDDQAFAEAYVTTKMNTGFKGPEQIRIELVQKGIKHEMIDYALQLYSEQKQLILIEKWLGKQMKKSARQSYRQRINKMKQQLMQKGFQQSTIEQAFQQYELDKDDDQEWQALVYQGEKALRSYQAKSEGYQLVQKIKASLYRKGFNQDLIERFIDEHLPN; the protein is encoded by the coding sequence GTGACAGAAATCACAAGAATAACAATACAGAAAAATAACCAACATCGTTATAATATTTTCATTAAAAAAGAAGGAAAAGAACAGTATGGTTTTAGTGTAGAAGAAGAGACGTTAATTAGTGAGGGTTTAAAAAAAGGTGAAAAACTAGATCAAGCTAAAATAAATGAATTAATGAGAACAGATGACCTTAATAAGGCCTATAATAGTGCTATTCATTATCTAAGCTATCGCATGCGCTCGACGAAAGAAATTAAAGACTATCTACTTAAAAAAGAATTAGATGAAGAACAGCTAGAAGTTATCATTGAACGTTTGAATCGCCATAACTTACTAGATGATCAAGCTTTTGCAGAAGCTTATGTCACGACGAAAATGAATACAGGATTCAAAGGTCCAGAACAAATACGAATAGAGTTGGTTCAAAAAGGTATTAAGCATGAGATGATTGATTATGCGCTACAACTTTATTCTGAGCAAAAGCAATTAATCTTAATCGAAAAATGGCTAGGGAAACAAATGAAGAAATCAGCTCGTCAATCATATCGCCAAAGAATTAATAAGATGAAGCAACAATTGATGCAAAAAGGTTTTCAGCAATCGACAATCGAACAAGCATTTCAACAGTATGAGTTAGACAAAGATGATGATCAAGAGTGGCAAGCACTAGTTTACCAAGGCGAAAAGGCATTAAGAAGTTATCAAGCAAAATCAGAAGGTTATCAACTTGTGCAAAAAATTAAAGCCTCTCTCTATCGAAAGGGCTTTAATCAAGATTTAATTGAACGATTTATTGATGAGCACTTACCAAATTAA
- a CDS encoding helix-turn-helix transcriptional regulator — protein sequence MSSQKTTRQSIVELLKKNKELSVSGLKEYLDITEMAVRKHLVKLEADELITSRSIRQPMGRPVIYYSLTEKGHEIFPNNYDKIVVELLQDIHENLGEETIDTLFKNREQRLRKRYQRRIYKEDSLTERVEQLVDVQSENGYMAEFSAPENDDTITFEQYNCPIAAIADRYDRPCHYELELFKEVLGTDQIERVECIAKGGKSCKYVIQKLESEQ from the coding sequence ATGAGTTCACAGAAAACAACTAGACAATCAATTGTTGAGCTTTTAAAGAAGAACAAGGAATTGTCAGTAAGTGGGTTAAAAGAGTATTTAGATATAACCGAAATGGCTGTTAGAAAGCATTTAGTAAAGTTAGAAGCTGATGAATTGATTACATCAAGATCTATTCGTCAACCAATGGGACGACCTGTTATCTATTATAGTTTAACTGAAAAGGGCCACGAAATTTTCCCTAATAACTATGATAAGATTGTAGTTGAACTACTACAAGATATTCATGAAAATTTAGGCGAAGAAACAATCGACACACTATTCAAAAACCGCGAACAGCGACTACGAAAAAGGTATCAACGCCGCATTTATAAAGAAGATTCATTGACTGAGAGAGTTGAACAATTAGTCGATGTCCAATCTGAGAACGGCTATATGGCCGAATTTTCCGCTCCAGAAAATGATGATACCATCACATTTGAACAATATAATTGTCCAATCGCAGCAATCGCAGATCGATACGACAGACCTTGCCATTATGAATTAGAATTATTTAAAGAAGTATTAGGTACAGATCAAATTGAGCGAGTAGAATGTATTGCAAAAGGTGGTAAAAGCTGCAAGTATGTTATTCAAAAGCTAGAGTCAGAACAATAG
- the ntdP gene encoding nucleoside tri-diphosphate phosphatase — MVVPNQGSPIKIVSYKHDGQLHRTWQETTVLKATNSRIIGANDRTKVFESDGRTWVTREPAICFFYTKYWFNIIGMLREDGIHYYCNISSPFIYESGAVKYIDYDLDIKVFPDMTYTLLDEDEYALHRERMNYPEVLDRILWNNVSQLKQMIHQRKGPFAYEHVERWYEMFLTYRSF; from the coding sequence ATGGTTGTGCCAAATCAAGGTTCACCTATAAAAATTGTAAGTTATAAGCATGATGGCCAGCTACATCGAACGTGGCAAGAGACAACAGTTCTAAAAGCAACAAATAGTCGAATTATAGGTGCGAATGATCGGACTAAAGTCTTTGAAAGTGATGGAAGGACTTGGGTCACTAGAGAACCAGCTATTTGCTTTTTTTACACTAAATACTGGTTTAATATTATTGGGATGCTTCGAGAGGACGGTATTCATTACTATTGTAATATTAGCTCTCCGTTTATTTATGAGTCAGGAGCTGTAAAGTATATCGATTACGATTTAGATATTAAAGTATTTCCTGATATGACTTATACACTTTTAGATGAGGATGAATATGCGCTTCATCGTGAACGAATGAATTATCCAGAAGTTCTGGATCGAATTTTATGGAATAATGTTTCTCAGTTGAAACAAATGATTCATCAACGTAAAGGTCCGTTCGCCTATGAACATGTCGAAAGATGGTATGAAATGTTTTTAACTTATCGCTCATTCTAA
- a CDS encoding YuzB family protein, translating into MGIVIVEICESNVLITVDAERLLEEEYPEVSVIVNQCLSLCGLCRFNPFALVNGKRVRGRDVDECLTRIRQAIEEELSQLQA; encoded by the coding sequence ATGGGGATTGTCATCGTAGAAATCTGCGAAAGTAATGTCTTAATAACAGTTGATGCTGAACGATTATTAGAAGAGGAATATCCGGAAGTTTCCGTTATCGTCAATCAATGCCTATCTCTATGCGGTTTATGCAGATTCAATCCTTTTGCTTTAGTAAATGGTAAAAGAGTGCGTGGTAGAGATGTTGATGAATGTTTAACTCGAATTCGTCAAGCTATTGAAGAGGAATTATCACAGCTTCAAGCTTAA
- a CDS encoding Cof-type HAD-IIB family hydrolase, whose translation MIKLFATDLDGTLLKDHRYIEKENQEAIQALYQNGTEIAFATGRSDRDIVCLFNQLDINGHRVSQNGAYVINKAEEIIFKRQFSKDLSQVVYQQLKKYPAYYFVTTKDDILFEQDIPILNDLQVLFNHRLIHTEQLEGKLKHQLDITKFMLLGEIEQLLVIQSELNARFKGKLESVLSAPKCMDIMPTGVNKQIGLDQLIQTMSIKPEEIAVIGDSQNDIEMLQMTPHSYVMSSADHDVKQAGKYIVNHVYEAIDHLKANGLL comes from the coding sequence ATGATTAAATTATTTGCTACTGATTTAGATGGCACGCTTTTGAAAGATCATCGCTATATAGAAAAAGAGAACCAAGAAGCGATTCAAGCGTTATATCAAAATGGTACTGAGATTGCGTTTGCCACTGGACGATCAGATCGGGATATCGTCTGTCTGTTTAACCAATTAGACATAAATGGTCACCGTGTGAGTCAAAATGGTGCATATGTCATTAATAAGGCTGAGGAAATAATTTTTAAACGTCAATTTTCAAAGGACTTAAGTCAGGTTGTTTATCAGCAATTAAAAAAATATCCAGCCTACTATTTTGTAACAACGAAAGATGACATTTTATTTGAACAAGATATTCCAATTTTAAATGATCTTCAAGTATTGTTTAATCACAGACTTATACATACTGAACAGCTTGAGGGCAAACTTAAACATCAATTAGATATCACGAAGTTTATGTTGCTTGGAGAAATTGAACAGTTATTAGTCATCCAATCCGAGTTAAATGCTCGTTTTAAAGGCAAACTAGAAAGTGTGTTATCTGCACCAAAGTGTATGGATATCATGCCGACAGGTGTTAACAAGCAGATTGGACTCGATCAGTTAATTCAAACGATGTCAATAAAACCTGAGGAAATTGCTGTGATTGGTGATTCTCAAAATGATATTGAAATGCTTCAAATGACACCACATAGCTATGTGATGTCAAGCGCAGACCATGATGTTAAACAAGCTGGAAAATATATTGTTAATCATGTTTATGAAGCAATTGATCACTTAAAGGCAAATGGCTTATTGTAA
- a CDS encoding GIY-YIG nuclease family protein: protein MNRIKLNDILGLNDTEISNSKIELNMQAGVGGKSYIDLWLYSSDIDKENGTCPECGYWGWYGKQRNFSPGQWVFSFVRIRDNEWLFTSAAEIIDVPENTFAKVKIIEKYKPLFGRLVIDLVKGNTFARYTFNLSRYIDESNVKEILPTMYGGQDFPGYDKVNISYKQLESIIIRGKRDWIAALENQKAVYLLTDKSNGKMYVGSATSDYGMLLQRWKSYIESGHGGNKELIELVNKEGFDYIKSNFYYSILENYNAKVDDHIILERESWWKETLQTRIFGYNSN from the coding sequence ATGAATAGAATCAAATTGAATGATATTTTAGGGTTAAATGATACAGAGATATCTAATAGTAAAATAGAGCTTAATATGCAGGCCGGTGTAGGCGGAAAATCATATATTGATCTATGGCTTTATAGTAGTGATATAGACAAAGAAAATGGCACATGTCCTGAGTGTGGATATTGGGGCTGGTACGGTAAACAAAGAAACTTTAGCCCAGGACAGTGGGTGTTTAGCTTTGTTAGAATTCGCGATAATGAGTGGCTATTTACTTCAGCGGCAGAGATAATAGACGTACCAGAAAATACATTTGCTAAGGTTAAGATTATTGAAAAGTATAAACCGTTATTTGGTAGACTAGTAATTGATTTAGTGAAAGGTAATACCTTTGCTAGATACACGTTTAACCTTTCACGATACATAGACGAGAGCAATGTTAAGGAAATTTTACCGACGATGTATGGCGGACAAGATTTCCCAGGATATGATAAAGTAAATATTTCTTATAAGCAATTAGAATCAATCATTATTCGTGGTAAGCGAGACTGGATTGCCGCACTTGAGAATCAAAAAGCTGTATATTTACTGACAGATAAAAGTAATGGAAAAATGTATGTAGGGTCTGCCACAAGTGATTATGGAATGCTGTTACAAAGATGGAAAAGCTACATTGAAAGTGGTCATGGTGGTAATAAAGAATTAATAGAGTTGGTAAATAAAGAGGGATTTGATTATATCAAATCTAATTTTTATTATTCAATTCTTGAAAATTATAATGCAAAAGTAGATGACCATATAATCTTAGAAAGAGAATCATGGTGGAAAGAAACTCTGCAAACTAGAATATTTGGTTATAATAGTAATTAA
- the mutY gene encoding A/G-specific adenine glycosylase, with protein sequence MQPDLFDKKAFQTDLIQWFKQNQRQLPWREDQDPYKVWVSEIMLQQTQVDTVIPYFKNFIDKFPTPTALAEADEQDVLKAWEGLGYYSRARNLHTAVKEVKEKYQGIVPEDRQQLSKLKGIGPYTLGAIMSIAYDQPEPAVDGNVMRVMSRVFRIDDDIAKQKTRRIFENLVREIISLEDPSSFNQGVMELGALICKPRNPQCQLCPVRAHCQAFQSNSQADYPVKSKQKKQKTLHYYVTILESQSGEFLIEKRPSAGLLAGLWQFPMIEQGEVDAQLLATFLEQTYKTKVLNTQKLESIKHIFTHLIWSIDVFHFKVADFSITESAQQLVSLADMKDYPFPVPHQKIIEQLNI encoded by the coding sequence TTGCAGCCAGATTTATTTGATAAAAAAGCATTCCAAACAGACTTAATTCAGTGGTTTAAACAAAATCAGCGCCAATTACCTTGGCGTGAAGATCAAGATCCATATAAAGTATGGGTTTCTGAAATTATGCTCCAACAAACACAAGTAGATACAGTCATTCCGTACTTTAAAAACTTTATTGATAAATTCCCAACTCCAACAGCATTAGCTGAAGCTGATGAACAAGATGTACTAAAAGCGTGGGAAGGTCTTGGGTATTATTCAAGAGCACGCAATCTCCATACAGCAGTCAAGGAAGTTAAAGAAAAATATCAAGGCATCGTACCAGAAGATCGTCAACAATTAAGTAAACTAAAAGGGATTGGACCTTATACATTAGGAGCGATTATGAGTATCGCATATGATCAACCTGAGCCAGCGGTAGATGGTAATGTCATGCGAGTCATGTCACGCGTATTTCGAATTGACGATGATATAGCCAAACAAAAAACGAGACGGATTTTTGAAAATTTAGTTCGTGAAATTATTTCGCTTGAAGATCCATCGAGCTTTAATCAAGGTGTAATGGAGTTAGGTGCTTTAATTTGCAAGCCAAGGAACCCTCAATGTCAGCTATGTCCAGTTCGAGCACACTGCCAGGCTTTTCAATCGAATTCTCAAGCAGATTATCCAGTTAAGTCAAAACAGAAAAAACAGAAAACACTACATTATTATGTGACCATTTTAGAAAGCCAATCAGGTGAATTTTTAATTGAAAAAAGACCTTCAGCAGGATTGCTAGCAGGATTATGGCAATTTCCGATGATTGAACAAGGTGAAGTAGATGCACAGCTTTTAGCAACATTTCTAGAACAAACATACAAAACAAAGGTATTGAATACTCAAAAATTAGAATCGATCAAACATATTTTCACACATTTAATTTGGTCAATTGATGTATTTCACTTTAAAGTAGCAGACTTTTCAATAACTGAATCTGCACAGCAATTGGTATCTTTAGCTGATATGAAGGACTATCCATTTCCAGTTCCTCATCAAAAAATAATTGAACAGCTTAATATATGA
- a CDS encoding DUF6944 family repetitive protein: MGGSNTLLIGSWINAIGTIVVALSEIKDLTSDQPVSDTIVELAGIMELLGLALMRIDIEEDLDEGTDNMIESFGDADDEELTYLSLVNPSLFGFSLFQQIIGGVMDAANSAFSPQTTNFDNEEEKLLIGNLLQSLGIGLELLGVFTESKGDVETADFIAAQGSIIQSVGALIFAGITTKEYIETNKSKKS; the protein is encoded by the coding sequence TTGGGTGGTTCGAATACATTACTAATTGGATCATGGATTAATGCGATTGGAACTATTGTTGTGGCATTATCTGAAATTAAAGATTTAACAAGCGATCAACCCGTAAGTGATACAATAGTTGAATTAGCTGGAATAATGGAATTATTAGGTCTGGCTCTGATGCGAATTGATATCGAAGAAGATCTTGATGAAGGTACTGACAATATGATTGAGAGTTTCGGCGATGCCGATGATGAAGAATTAACCTATTTATCGTTAGTTAATCCAAGTTTATTTGGTTTTAGTTTGTTTCAGCAAATTATTGGTGGTGTAATGGATGCTGCGAATTCTGCATTTAGTCCACAAACTACTAACTTTGATAACGAAGAAGAAAAGCTGTTGATAGGTAATCTATTACAGAGTTTAGGGATTGGATTAGAATTGCTAGGTGTATTTACCGAGTCGAAAGGTGACGTGGAGACTGCTGATTTTATTGCAGCACAGGGATCGATTATTCAATCAGTAGGTGCGCTTATCTTTGCTGGGATCACTACAAAGGAATATATTGAGACAAATAAATCAAAAAAATCATAG
- a CDS encoding gamma-type small acid-soluble spore protein, with product MAKNQNKNQARSKTNVEEVKRQNQQAQQGQGQYGTEFASETDTAQVRQQNKKSQQNKK from the coding sequence ATGGCTAAGAACCAAAATAAAAACCAAGCTAGAAGTAAAACTAATGTTGAGGAAGTAAAACGACAAAATCAGCAAGCTCAACAAGGACAAGGTCAATATGGAACTGAGTTTGCTTCTGAAACGGATACAGCTCAAGTGAGACAACAAAACAAAAAATCGCAACAAAATAAGAAGTAA
- the perR gene encoding peroxide-responsive transcriptional repressor PerR, giving the protein MHDHHEHNELQDAVERLKQSGVRITPQRFAVLEFLVNAKSHPTADEIYKALEGKFPNMSVATVYNNLRVFREIGLVKELTYGDASSRFDYTTSKHYHVICESCGKIVDFHYPTLDEVESLAEKVTGFSISHHRMEIYGTCPGCKVTH; this is encoded by the coding sequence ATGCACGATCATCATGAGCATAATGAACTTCAAGATGCAGTTGAACGATTGAAACAATCAGGTGTGCGAATTACTCCACAACGATTTGCTGTTTTAGAATTTTTAGTTAACGCTAAATCGCATCCAACAGCTGATGAAATTTATAAAGCTTTAGAGGGTAAGTTCCCAAACATGAGTGTTGCTACAGTATATAATAACTTGCGTGTATTTAGAGAAATCGGATTGGTGAAGGAATTAACATACGGTGATGCCTCTAGTCGTTTTGATTACACAACATCAAAACATTATCATGTTATATGTGAGTCTTGCGGTAAAATTGTTGATTTCCATTATCCAACATTAGATGAAGTTGAATCATTGGCTGAAAAAGTAACAGGCTTTTCAATCAGTCACCACCGCATGGAAATATACGGAACATGCCCGGGATGTAAAGTCACACATTAA
- a CDS encoding Ltp family lipoprotein, whose product MKKALFLLMALLVSITLIACGEVDSDDSKQAVDTPDVEETESNDDEAEETETETEANVEEDEVEEEQTESEDVPREYRNALKAAQNYIDLMHFSEKGLFEQLTSEFGDQYPEEAAQYAIENVDVDYKEEALEAAISYLEFMPMSDQELFEQLTSEYGEQFTDEQAQYALDNLPE is encoded by the coding sequence ATGAAGAAAGCACTATTTTTGCTTATGGCATTGCTAGTCTCAATTACTCTAATTGCATGTGGTGAAGTTGATAGTGACGATAGCAAACAAGCTGTCGATACACCAGATGTTGAGGAAACTGAATCTAATGATGACGAAGCAGAAGAGACAGAAACAGAGACAGAAGCAAATGTTGAGGAAGATGAAGTAGAAGAGGAGCAAACAGAATCTGAAGATGTTCCGCGTGAATATCGTAATGCTTTAAAAGCTGCTCAAAATTACATCGACCTTATGCATTTCTCAGAGAAAGGACTTTTCGAACAATTAACTTCTGAGTTTGGAGATCAATATCCAGAAGAAGCTGCACAATATGCAATTGAAAATGTGGATGTTGATTACAAAGAAGAAGCTCTTGAAGCAGCAATTAGCTATTTAGAATTCATGCCGATGTCTGATCAAGAATTATTCGAACAGCTTACATCTGAATACGGTGAGCAATTTACTGATGAACAAGCGCAATATGCTCTTGACAATTTACCAGAGTAA
- a CDS encoding D-2-hydroxyacid dehydrogenase yields the protein MLILTTTRLTDEIEQELIQEFDEIRFIFKENIEAADNHLEEADILLTFGSDIRREHIKKATKLKWIMVLSAGINQMPLGEIQERKILLTNVRGIHKTQMAEYALAMLLNYYQNLFTYYKRQQEKVWDKSIKRREITGRTLTVVGAGSIGSELARLSKAFHMKTIAVTNSGGERPYFDQVYQNDQIKEALEQADFIVSILPETEKTKGYYSKDHFKWMKQSAIFLNMGRGSAVTENVLLQALNDNEIEHAILDVTPIEPLPRESQLWSHEKVTLTPHISGGSEQYIPRAVALFRESLMEFLETSTVSINKINIDKGY from the coding sequence ATGTTAATCTTAACAACGACACGTTTGACAGATGAAATTGAACAGGAATTGATTCAGGAATTTGACGAGATAAGATTTATATTTAAAGAAAATATTGAAGCGGCTGATAATCATTTAGAAGAAGCGGATATATTACTAACGTTTGGTAGTGATATTAGGCGTGAGCACATCAAAAAGGCAACGAAATTAAAATGGATTATGGTTCTATCTGCTGGAATTAATCAAATGCCTCTTGGAGAAATCCAAGAACGCAAAATTCTTTTAACAAATGTTAGAGGTATACATAAAACACAAATGGCCGAATATGCTTTAGCGATGCTATTAAATTACTATCAAAATTTATTTACTTATTACAAACGCCAACAAGAAAAAGTTTGGGATAAATCAATTAAAAGACGTGAGATTACCGGACGGACGTTAACTGTTGTCGGTGCTGGATCAATTGGTTCAGAATTAGCGAGACTATCAAAGGCCTTTCATATGAAGACGATAGCTGTAACTAATTCCGGCGGAGAACGTCCATATTTTGATCAAGTCTATCAAAATGATCAAATTAAAGAAGCGTTAGAGCAAGCGGATTTTATCGTTTCGATATTGCCTGAGACAGAAAAAACGAAAGGTTATTATAGTAAAGATCATTTTAAATGGATGAAACAATCAGCGATATTTTTAAATATGGGACGAGGATCAGCAGTAACAGAAAATGTGTTGCTACAAGCATTAAATGATAATGAAATTGAGCATGCTATATTAGATGTGACACCGATTGAACCATTACCAAGGGAAAGTCAGTTATGGTCTCATGAAAAGGTAACATTAACACCTCATATTTCTGGTGGGTCAGAACAATATATACCACGTGCTGTGGCGTTATTCCGTGAAAGTCTCATGGAGTTTTTAGAAACAAGTACAGTATCAATAAATAAAATAAACATAGATAAGGGGTATTAA